TGGTTGAGCGTATAGACTTTGGCTATCAGAAATTCTTTGCCAGAGACAACAAGCGACCACCACAATTCCGTAGCAAGTTCAAATACAAGTCCTATACGCTGAAACAGTCAGGCTACAAATTTCTTGAGCGTAATAAAGTGCGTATCGGCAAGCGTGTATTTAGGTATCACAAAAGCAGGTGTTTCGATGTAGAAAGTGTCAAGACTGTCACTGTTAAGCGTGACCGTGTAGGCGACTTGTGGCTCTGTGTTGTCGCAAAGGCTGAAAGGTTCAAGCAAAGCATTGTCAAGACGGGTAAAACCGCAGGCTTTGACTTCGGCTTGAAAACATACCTGACAGCCTCAGATAGCACAAGAATACAATCGCCTTTGTTCTTTTTTCGTAACATCAGAAAGGTCAAGAAGGCCAATCGCAATCTTTCTCGCAAACAGAAGGGTAGCAACAACCGTCACAGAGCAAGCGTAAATCTTGCCAGAGTGCATCGGCGCATAGCCAATCAGCGCAGGGACTATCATTGGCGACTTGCCTATCAACTATGCGCGGCGTATGATTTCTTGTGCTTTGAGACGTTAAATATCAAAGCCATGCAACAGGTGTGGGGCAAAAAGATTAGCGACCTCGGTTTCTCTGATTTTCTCACTATCGTTGAGTATGTTGCAAAAAAGACGGATACAGGTTTCAAAAAACTTGATATGTGGGAAAAAACGTCTAAGACCTGTTCTGGTTGTGATACAGCCAAAGAGAATCTTGAATTGCGAGAAAGAACGTTTCGTTGTGACCATTGCGGTCTTGAAATAGACAGAGACCTCAACGCGGCGATAAACATTCACAGGTGGGGACGTCCGCCTATGCAGGAGGCCGCGTAAGACTGGGCTTGTATAGCCAGCAACGGCTGATGATCGCACAATCCCTGCTGAACCTGCGGTTCTGATTTCAGAATCAGGCTTCAGACGGGGGAGTACGTCAAACAAATGCCAGTGAACCGCATGATGAACCTCCAGAAGTCTCAGTGAAATTCTTTTGGACGGCGCAGGACGCGTCGCCTCCTTCGAGGTGGTGAAAGTCACGGCTTGCGTATAAGGTTCTCGCCGTGTGCGCCTGGTCGTGTTATGTGGTGTTCCGCATCGCTCTGGCTGATTCCCTTCGCCGTCATGAACCGCGGTCGATCCAGGACGTTGAAGCTCCTCGAGTGCAGAGCCGACATGTTCGTGACATACGCTTCACCCGGATCCCCTGTCAGTTCCACCACACGCAGAGGATGACCCCAAACGTCGGTGGGTTTCTCCATGAATCGTTGCCTGCGATCCTCGAAGTCCCTTTTATGAGTTAGATTTCGCAACCAGGTGTGAGAGGCAAAGAACCTTTGCTTTATGTGCTTGACCTTCAGGTCAAGCTGATGCGGGGTGAGCTCGCTGTAGAACTTGCACACAACGTGGTGTGAACCCTCAACCAGAACCGTGCCTCCGCCTTCTGGATCGACCTTACTCAGAAAGCAGAAAATGAAGATGTCGCGGAGTTGGTCAACATTGCGAAGCGGGTTTCCGTGCCAGTGCCAGTCGGTTGCGATGTCCCAACTTTCTCGCTGCTGGGGGAAGGTGTACAGCACAATGCCGCGATCTTTCGGGGGACGCCACCGTCCCTGACCGAGCAACTGATCTACCACTGCTGCAAATTCTGCCGTCATGGCTTCTCGAAAGATGCGAGAGTTTCTCACGGATCGGCTGACTCCTCCCGGGTATTTTCGCCAGGTCGCAGGATCATCCCGCAAGACTCCCTCTCTCTCCAGCCGACGCCAGATCGTCGATTCCATCTCTGCGGCGTCTTCGGGCGTAAAGGCGCGCACCTTGACGTAGCCTCGGGTGGAGAGTTGCTCAAGGTCTTGTTCATTCAGTGGTCCGTCAGTCGTCATGGAATTGCCTTTCTATATCGGTGAATAGAATGAATTCGCCACTGATGTCAATCATGGCAGAGGGTGTGGGGATCGAACCCATATACGGGATATCCCACAGGATACCCGTAGCCCTCGGTTTGGAAGCCTCGGGGCCAGCACCACTGGCTCTCACCCCCTGCTCAATAATACGACGATGTCATAAAATGGAATGTTTCGGATGGGATAGGGGAGACTACACCTTATTGGTCTCGAAGCGCTTGCGTCTAACGATGGGGGTGGTTGATGTGGCAGGGCTTTTATTCAGGCTTACGACAGGAAAAAACGACGATATCATGCTCCGATGGTTCGGTATCCCCGTAAGCTTTCGTCGTCTGTATATCCATAAATCCTGTAGTACGCAGCATTTCTTCAAATTCAACTATGTCATAAAACCGTTCATTATAGTCGAATAGTTCCGTCGTAGTGAGCTCTCCATTCACATACACTTCATATTTGGTCAGGTTGCGAATGACAAGTCCACCGTCTCTTTCAGACCATAATGAAGTAATCCAAACAGTCGAACCATCAAGCCGGTCTTCGATTTCAATTTCCGTTTCGCCTGATTTTCCAAACTCACCTTCTTCAGGTGGCGTCTTGAGGTCCAGAACAAACCATCCACCGGGCAAGAGATAGTCCCAGAGTTTCTGAAGCGATTTCTGAGCAGCTTCCCGTTCATAGAGATGACCAAATGAACGGTCCGGGATGAAAATGAATCCATATTGTCGCGACAGGTTGATCTCTTCAATCAACTGTTGATGCAGCGAGGGATCTAAGCCCTTCTCTGCGCATTTCTTACGACATTCAGCCAGCATATATGGTGAAGCATCTATCCCATCAATATCCGCTCCTGCTTCCAGAAAGGGGATTAGAAAATATCCTGTTCCACACATCGGTTCGAGCACCGGGTCTGGTCTTCCAGCTTTTTTCCACTTGTTCAGGTAGAAAGGAAGCATATCGCCGCGTCTTCCTTCCAGGTCGTAGCCTTGAGAGTAGATTCTTCCGTAAAAGGACTGCTTCAAGTTTGGGGTCTCCTCAACACATCGGTTCAGTGAAATATTTAATGGATGTGTCTGATCCTGGGATCTCTGAAGTTCACGGACGACCACCACAGTCCCAGAGCTATTCCACTCATTTCTATGGCGTGTCGATCCACCAGTGATACACGTTCGTCAAGTGCTGTTCATACGCATGCGACGCCTGCAGCAGCAGCCGATTCCGCTTGTGTGGATTCAGTGATCCGACCACGATGCTGTTCGAATATGCTGCGATTCCCTTCTCGCGCATCCTCAAGTAGATGCCGTCATCCCAAGCAAGGCCATCTCGTGAAGCATACAGAACAAAGTGACCTTTTTCCTCTTTCTTACCCTGCAAGAATGCACTGCGTCCATGCATGAAATAACTGCCGTTTAGCACGGCCATCTGAGGATTTCGGATCTTCTTTTTAAAGTGTGCGATCTTCGGGTCGGACCAGGTCCGTCCGCCGTCGTCGCTCACCACATAGTCCATCGTGTCTTCGGCGTTGCTGTTATAGACATAGACGACAATGCTTCCGGAATCCAGCATCTGCATGGTTCCATACGATTTCCCGATGGTGTCGAAGGGAAGCTCGCTGCGCTTCACGAACGTCCGGCCACCGTCTCGGCTCACGTGCAACTCGTACACATGCTCGGGCTTGTTGCCCAGGAAATTGATCTCGTTGTCGTTCTTGAAGTGCAACACGAGTATCTCTCCGTTGTAATACCGTGCATCGTAGAGCCTGCCCCGACTGTCGCACAGTGCAGACGGCTCACGCCATGTGTGCCCTCCATCCGGACTGCTGATGTATGTCGGCACCTGAAATTGCCTCCAAATGACATTGGTCGTGATGTCACATACAAGGAAAAAGAGGACGATTTCACCCTTGTCCGTCCGAACTGCCTTCTCGGCGAAGGCAGACAGTTTCTTGCTGGTCTTCCCGCTCTGCCCGGTGTCGAACAGGTTCTTCGAATAGGCAACCACGTTCCGATCGCTCCATGTCTCGCCGCTGTCTTCCGATCGCTTGTATTCCATCCAGCCCCTGGCCGAGTGGCCCCTGTTAGGCTTCTCCGGGTTGTGGCGTTCGGCGGAGCAGTTCGGATAGAAGGCGAGGATCTTCCCGTCCTCATACTCCACCAGTGCGTGCCCGAGATTTCCACCTCTTCTTGCCGGGGAGTGATCTACGAAGAGAATCCCATCGTTCGGTGGGTTTTTGGGGGTGACTTCGTAATCTGCTTTGTTTGGATGTGCGTCCATAAGTGTCTTCCTGGATGAATTTAAATGCCTTTGTAGATATTGGAGGAGTACATTTCAAAGCCTTCGGGGCCGGGGTAGCCGTCGAAGAGGTTGCATTCGGGCACATTGCCGGGCGCGCCATTTTTGAGCCAGTCGATGAAGATGGGGTCGGCATTGCGGTGTTCGAGTTNNNNNNNNNNTCGCCTGATTGAGTTTTTGGAAGAAATGCACGTAACAATGCCTGACGTGCCGGACGCCATTTTTGAGCCAGTCGATGAAGATGGGGTCGGCATTGCGGTGTTCGAGTTCGGCGAGGCCCGATGCGTGAAGGTCTTGAACGCGACTGGGATTTTCAGAATCGATATTGTCCAGAGAGCCGTAGGGGGTGAGGATGCTGTCTTCGGGGTTGGGGTGCCACTCGAGATAGCCTACCTGGTCGAAGAGGGTAAAGTAGCCGCGTTGAAGATGTCGCATAGCTTTGCCGCGCGCCACGCCTGCCAGAGCGATTTCGCGGTTGCCCAGGCTGTTATTGCGTGCAGCATTGAGGATGTCGTAACTTTCGATATTGTCGGGAACAGGCGCGCCTGATAGGTTGGCGATGGTGGCGAAGAAATCTTGTGGTTGAAAGATGGCAGGACTGCGACCTGTGTCGCCTTCGGGTGTTTTGATGAAAAGTGGGATGTGGATTTCTTGTTCGCGAACGGGTGCGCCTTTGCCGAATCTGCCGCGTTCACCGACGTTGGTGCCGTGATCGCCTGCGACGATGATGGCGGTGTTT
The Gemmatimonadota bacterium genome window above contains:
- a CDS encoding transposase, which encodes VERIDFGYQKFFARDNKRPPQFRSKFKYKSYTLKQSGYKFLERNKVRIGKRVFRYHKSRCFDVESVKTVTVKRDRVGDLWLCVVAKAERFKQSIVKTGKTAGFDFGLKTYLTASDSTRIQSPLFFFRNIRKVKKANRNLSRKQKGSNNRHRASVNLARVHRRIANQRRDYHWRLAYQLCAAYDFLCFETLNIKAMQQVWGKKISDLGFSDFLTIVEYVAKKTDTGFKKLDMWEKTSKTCSGCDTAKENLELRERTFRCDHCGLEIDRDLNAAINIHRWGRPPMQEAA
- a CDS encoding methyltransferase domain-containing protein codes for the protein MKQSFYGRIYSQGYDLEGRRGDMLPFYLNKWKKAGRPDPVLEPMCGTGYFLIPFLEAGADIDGIDASPYMLAECRKKCAEKGLDPSLHQQLIEEINLSRQYGFIFIPDRSFGHLYEREAAQKSLQKLWDYLLPGGWFVLDLKTPPEEGEFGKSGETEIEIEDRLDGSTVWITSLWSERDGGLVIRNLTKYEVYVNGELTTTELFDYNERFYDIVEFEEMLRTTGFMDIQTTKAYGDTEPSEHDIVVFSCRKPE
- a CDS encoding sialidase family protein, whose product is MDAHPNKADYEVTPKNPPNDGILFVDHSPARRGGNLGHALVEYEDGKILAFYPNCSAERHNPEKPNRGHSARGWMEYKRSEDSGETWSDRNVVAYSKNLFDTGQSGKTSKKLSAFAEKAVRTDKGEIVLFFLVCDITTNVIWRQFQVPTYISSPDGGHTWREPSALCDSRGRLYDARYYNGEILVLHFKNDNEINFLGNKPEHVYELHVSRDGGRTFVKRSELPFDTIGKSYGTMQMLDSGSIVVYVYNSNAEDTMDYVVSDDGGRTWSDPKIAHFKKKIRNPQMAVLNGSYFMHGRSAFLQGKKEEKGHFVLYASRDGLAWDDGIYLRMREKGIAAYSNSIVVGSLNPHKRNRLLLQASHAYEQHLTNVYHWWIDTP